Within the Equus przewalskii isolate Varuska chromosome 1, EquPr2, whole genome shotgun sequence genome, the region AGCTGAAGAACCAACCCTGAATTATCTACCTGAAGGCTTATCATCATGTGAGAGAAAAGTAAATCTTATTATTTAAACCCTTTGTAGGCACATATTCTATAACTTATAGCCAAAATCATCCTAACCAATATACCTTACCATTTCAGAAACTTACCCCAAAATCCCCTTCGAGTGGTGGCAAGAAAACCCCATCAAAGGAACATCGAGAGTAAGGACAGTAACTAGTGTTGAAGAGTTGAAGGATGCTTTGCTGGCATTGTTGATAGTTTCCAGTGCCCTGGATTTGAAACTGATGAAACGGAAGAGTTGTCTCAAATCTCTTGGTACAGGGGCTCTTGTAAAGGTCACTTATGTTCATTACCTTCTCATATCCAGGATGAAAACATGGGTCCCTGAGGGTTCCATTTGTATCCTGAATGGAAAAATCACTTGAAGACATCATGTACGAATTTTCTGGGCAGAAAAGTACCAGTGTGACTTCATTAATGTGTAGGAATTATACAACGTCCCAGCACTCAGCATGAGCATCAGTATGCCCCTGCTCTGCCTTGTTCACCCTTGAGAATAGTCAGATTTGTCTAACAGGCACAGAAGGGGTATCAGATGTAAATGAACTTTCGCTATTCATAGAAAGCTAATATAGTTAAAGCTGAGCCCAGAAATGCCGTTAGCCTGGATTGTTCCCTAGGACTAATCACATAGTTAGAAGCAGATTCACAAGGAAAACTCTCAAGGCTCTCACAACTTTAACCTGAGGTAGCTCTCCAGGAGTCTGCCtacacccctgcccccacctccaagcAAAAAATCAGAAGCTCTGAGAGCTGGATATACCTTAGATCCTTTAACCAGGattatcaaaatgttttttaaccCCCAGCCTACTATGTTCAAGTGAAGAAAGGGGCTGCTGTGGATTAGAGACACATAGGCTCAGTAGGCATCTCTCAGCTGCACCTACCCCCTTGGTGGTCGTCTTATTGACAGTGCTTCTGAGAACCAGAGAAGGCACTTTGGAGGGGAGCAGAGAACTGGCTGTCCTTTCAGTGGAGTTAGGGAACAGCTGGATGTGCCATccttgctctgtgtgtgtttgtcagaAGGCGCCTGGTAGTCACATGATTTtgagtatgtttaacttttcttgCCTTCAAAATGCAGTTTgtaggaaatggaaattaaaaagtagTAAAGAATTTATAAATTGCACACACCCACCCCCCAACAATAGACTAGCATATAATTTTCATTGTCAGCCCTACAGGGGTAAGCAATTATTTCCTGAGAAAGGATTCGAGTCATGTCCTTGGAGATAGTGCAGTAAACAAACATAGGAGGTGATGTCTGGAGGGAATATCGTAGGGGTCTACCAGATGTGCTTAGATATCCTGCCTGGAAAGGTTTGGAAAGTACAGTAACCAACTTCAGACCTATTACTGAAGTAGACAGAGAAAACAACAGGATGTGGGGGCTGGCAGCCCAGATGTGGGGAGGGCAGGTCTGGATTCAGTTATACTTGCCTGAATGTCCTTGGCCAGTTTCTGCATGAGCGCTTGATCCTTCCCATAGCACAAGaagctgtgtgtgtatatactgtAGTCCTTGCCATACAGGCGAAAGTGCAGAGCATTGTCTGGAGACTCAGTGCTCTTGTTTTGGGGCACAAAAGTGATTTGTGTAGAGGCTCCCCCAAGGTCTAAAGCTCCATAGGTTCCCTGAGTATCGTCTCCCTTTGGCATCAGGTTGAGCCATCGCAATTTCTGAAAGAGAGAACAGTCACCAATGGAAGTCTCTGGATCACTATTTCTTGGACTCAGGTACTCCCTAAGGCAAAGGAGCAGGGGCATAGGGGTGACACAAAGCTCGCTGGAAGTTCCTAAGTCCGCATCAGATCAACAGCAAGAAAAGAAGGGCTTCAAAGACATAGCTCAGACAGCAGCAACATAGAAGCAGTATAGCCAGTCTTCACGAAGAAGGGGGCTGGGGTAAGTTCAAATCCCCACTTATTTGCTCATtagctgtgaccttgagcagaaTAATTACCTTCGCAGGCCTCAATTTGGGGCTCTAACATGAAAGAACACCTCATACAGTTGTTCTGAAGATGAAATCAGACAGTACGTGAAAAGTGCTCAACAGCACAAGATGCATAGCATGAGGCAAATATTAgctattcttcttattttttttaaagattttacttttcttttttcttcccagaggcccctggtacatagttgtatattctagttgtaggtccttctagttgtggcatgcaggacgccgccccagcgtggcttgatgagcagtgccatgtccacgcccaggtcctgaactggtgaaaccctgggccgctgaagcagagcaagcgaacccaaccactcggccaaggggccagccccagctattcttattttttttatacctttttttgggggggggggtggggaagattagccctgagctaactactgccaatcctcctctttttgctgaggaagactgccctgagctaacatctgtgctcatcttcctctactttatatgagggacgcctatcacagcatggcttgccaagtggtgccatgtccgcacccgggatccgacctggcaaaccccgggctgctgaagcggaatgtgcgaacttaactgctgcgccactgcaTTGCCCCCTGCTATTCTTATTTCTAATGatagatttttaatttcctctatGTCTACCTAACGTGAAGATAgggcttctttattttctaaaagtaaaagtTCTTTTAAGAGAATTATACCTTTGGTGACCCTTGCAAATGTGGGGGTAAATTAATTTGCTCATTCATCCATCATTCATTCTGGCTAGCAATCCAAGTAGTGCCTGAGATATTGATGGCATTGGCCCCCAGGGGGCCACCTCCATGGGTCCTTGAGATAGTCACCTGAGTGAATTTGCCCAGAAGATAGTTGATAGTAATCCAGCCATAGGCGCCTTCTTCTTGGCCAGTGATGATTCTGGCACCCTGGAAGTCAAAGGGGTATCTGCTAAGGCTGTTCGTCACTGTATTCAGGACCCTGTTTGCCAATGGTTCGTTTTCTATCCTGCACAAGGGAAGAGCTGAATTactggttttgttttaataactgCAAGTacctatttaatttatttgtttatttatttatttgaggaagattagccctgagctaactcctgccaatcctcctctttttgctgaggaagactggccctgagctaacatccatgcccatcttcctctactttatatgtgggacgcctaccacagcgtggcttgccaagtggtgctatgtccacacccgggatccaaaccagtgaaccccaggccgctgaagcagaacttgcaaacttaaccgctgtgccactgggccggccccaacaactACCCATTTTAGCCGCAGCTTCCAGTCAGTTCTCCTGGGAAGTGAACCATAAGTCActaaaataaacagagagacGGAGATCTCCACACATTGCTATCTGAAGGGCCCTCCTTTTGGGGGAGGCAGAACTAGTCTTTTGGCTGCCTCTCTCCAAATCCAAATCCTTCCAATCCCTGCATGGGTTGGTCTTCCTGAAATACCATTTTCAATGTTTTCCCTGGCTCTTAAAAATCATCAAAGTCATTTAAATGACTATGGCGGTGGCAACTAGGTGTTGTTGATCACCACAGTGACCGCTGACGTGTGCTACATTAGCCATTGCTGGTGGCTCCTAGCTGTTTACATAGCCAGGCTCTGTTTGAGGTTTTTTAATTAGGGCTCTAGTAGACACCAGGTGGCAAATGTCCTGGGACAGATACCCAACCTCCTTTGGCGTCagatcagaaaaaaatcttcctcATATTGTGCTTCAGTTCCTGGGTCTATTTGAGAGACCTAGAGGGAAACTTCGAAAGTTGTCATAATAAAGACGGGATGTAATTGCTTCCAGGATGTAGGCTATGCAATATGGACAGCCTCTGTCAGAGGATGCTGCCTTCTAACTGCACTAGAACCCTGTAATCTCTCATCAGTACGGCTTCCATACCCTCCCAAACAGACCCCTTACCCTTAGTTTTCCTCCCCTCCAGTCCACCTTCTTTTCCAGTGTCACCAGTTGTGTAACACCCTTTAATGGCTTCCCATTATCTCCCAGATGAACTCCAAACTCCCTAGCATGGCCCACAAGGCACTTTGTGATCTGGAAGCTGCCTTCTCAGAATCCCACTcagaatcctggctctaccacttaccaggtgtgtgactttggataagttacttaacattTGTAAGCCACAGCTTCCTTATCTGgttaaaaatagttaataataccTCTTATTTCATAGAgttttgatgaataaattaaaagcacaatgccAAGAACAAAGCAAGGGCTCAACAAATACAAgctgccatcctcctcctcctcctcctttttattattttactctatGCCCTCTATGTTCTATCCATGCAGAACTATTTCTAGTCCTCTGAACATGCCCTGGTCTCTTACACATCCCTGCCTTTGCACATCTATTAGAACACaagctccaggaaggcagggactttgtcctcttcactgctgcatccctaggacttagaacaatgcctgacacataacagGTGCTGAGTAAACATGGGTTATGGAAAGCACACTGTCTGGTCTGCCAGTAGTGCCCTTCTCCAACTCTCCAACTCATCCTTCATGATTCAGCTCATATGTCCCCTCCTCTGGTAAGTCTTCCTGATCTCCTCCCATTCTGGCAGGGCCAAGTGTGCTCCCATAGCAGCTCTGTGCACTCTTCTCTTAAAGAATTGATCACCCTGTATTGAAACTCTGATCTCCTTGAGGGTTGAAGGCACCTACTTCCATATCCCAGGACAGAGTAGGCAGTCAGTACATGCTGAATGAgtgaagaacaaacaaacaaataatgtaCACAAGTACTAAGTGGTGAGAAATAAAGATGTGCTAGTTGTGATTATTTATGTCTTGGGACACCCATGAGTCTCCTCTGGTCTTCCTCCTCACAGATATTGAATGGCTAAATCTGTAGCCCCAAATCCCAGAATATATAGgctcagtctttctctctttgtgcCCTCACCTATTTGAATTCCCTGTGGGGAGATGGGCAAGAGGGCTTTTTCAACACTGAAATTTCCACCATTACTCATAGTAAGAGTTTGGGAGTTTTACCCActtaatgaaattttctttcttaggtGTGGACATTTACAATGTTTAGAATTTGGGTCTTAGGCAAGTGTGGCTTTCTCCCATAACTTCAGAGGCTTTTGCACTGCCAACTCCAACTCCCAGCCACTGTTGATCCCTACGTGCTGCTGTACCTGAGCAACCGCATGCCTGCCGTGGCTCCCAGGTAAACAGGTGTCTCTTGGTGCTGGGACTGTGGAACCACTTCCCTGGCTCTTTCCATGCATTCAGCCAGATAAAGTTCTATGTCATTTACTTTTTGAGCATATTTTGAGATTCCAGGACCTAGGGAAAGATGTAGAAGCAgatgacaatattttttaaaagtataggaCATAACCTTGACAATATTAGAGCAAATTACTGATGTTTTTTGagcaaattcaagaagacaaTTTCTTGATGTGATATATATTAGGTTGTTGTACTCAGAGGATAACTCACTGAACCTCGCCTTCATAGGACTTTTCAGACCTTGGGCTGGGTCTGTCTGCTGTTCAATAATTTGCCACTGGATGGTGCAATTTTCACATTCAGTTGCATAACCTTCCTAACTGGTCTCAGATTTTAAGGGGGATCTTATAGATAGTACTATATAAAGCTTCTTTTTGATGTTTCTTCCACAAGTTGTAATTAACAACACTAATTCCTAGAAGACCTGAAAGGAGAAATAcgacatttaaaacaaaaattaaaataaacaccaGGCACACTGGCTTTTACTTAAAAGATAGAAACTGCTACTAACTAGCTATGTGATCACGACCAGTCCCCTAAAATTTCTGAagtggagttttttctttttgagaaataaatgacaagcaataggatatactgaaGTATATGAGTAAGCCATTTgctgtaaaactaatttggcctgaacttgttttcccaaaagggcctgacatggccagaAAGCATGCAttttatatctgctttaaatatttactatgtcccaaagacaagaataacGCCCTTAAAGATAAGActgtaacttcccccacattagcattttcttatggataagcatctctccctaaactaaggattgatTTCTGGCCTGCTGCATTCACCCCGTGACCACCCAGCTGAGAccacagacctgctacctgctgtgttcatcaacTGCTGTGTGAAAtactgtgccagcaaagcaatcatggctattgtaaaagggactttgtaatcatatgtgatacatgctctttgacgtGTATCTCTCAACCCCTACtcctttggagtgctccattcctttgtgaaaggactcttcTGGGCTATATGggcctcagatctggctcataataaactcactccaattttgatttatacgttggttatggattatttgcgttgACACTTTGTTAGAAGAAACAGGAATAGAATCCATGTCTCCTAGGTGATTTTTCTACTCTGATACCCTGCCTCCCTAGTAAAATTGTTTTTACAGTTTTAGAGCAAAACTAAGTGCTGCTATGGAAAGGGTTAGAGCCAAGATTCCCTAAGCTTTTTGAAGTTAACATTTAATAATTTCAGCTCACTTTAAGATGAACATCTATACCATCAATGCTATTTATAGTGAGGATTTGTTTTAAGATAACTATCCAAATATGTTATCCATATTATCCACAGGTTTTTAAACAGCCTATTTACTTAACCATAAAGACAAAATTAGCTCTAACTTATCAGCTAACTGTTTTGATTCCAAAAGTCTGGCCTTTAAGAATTGGTGGCTTTAAACTCACCTTTTATCTAAATATTTGAGTCTTTCTctttggagaggggaaaatgaCTGCATTGGTTAGGACAGATACCCAGGGTGAATCTCAGGAGATGGATATATActagattaaaacaacaacaacaacacttttaaaaatagaagcagTGAATTAAATAGAAGTCAATAAAATGAGAGATTTGGGATTTAAGAAATGCTTGAAGTACTGTCTCAGAATTCATGGGGCCTAAAGTCTAAGGCCATCAGGCTGCTGGGTAGAATTATTTGCTCTCTTGGAAACATCTCCTCGTGACTGCTTTTTTGACAAACTATGAAAACTAGTAGACCCTACAGGTCACACAATTAAAAGTCAATTATCTTCTGGGGTCTAGGTTACCTGTCtgagtaaaaataaacaatgggtCCCTGGCTCAAAAGGCCGAGAGAGAGAACGGTCAGAGAGATGATGGTGCGTTGTGGTAACATTGGGTGCATGCTGGGGTGTTGGATGGGAAGAAGTGAAAAGAACTGAACTGTCAACCACTCtaacttgttttgtgaccttaaaagaaaactaaccaggaaaataaatcaatatgtaATCCAGTGATTCAGAGCAGCAGGAAGCCTGGACTGCGGTTAGGAGACCCTGATTCTTGTCCTGGTTCTGTTGCTACTTGCAAGTCACTAGTCTTCCagggtttttcttccttctctgtaaaacaaGATTTAAATGATCCACAAGGTCCTTTTCCAACCCTAAAAATCTTTGATTTGGCCTTCTCTGCCTAGGGTCCATAGAACTGCTTCTCTTAATCCTTGTCCTCTAATCTACAGCTCGGAAGAAATTTTTGAAAGCCTTTAGCTAGctatggaccagcagcatcatttcctgggaacttattagaaatgcagattctgagggctcatcccagacctcctgaatcagaaactctaggggtggggcCTAGGCGCTGTAACCAACCCTACAGGTGGCTCTGAAGCAGattcaaatttgagaaccactggctaaGACGTGGGTTAGAAGTTAGGCACATCTCCATTTGAACCGCAgttctatcacttactagcttAAGCAACTTTAAATAAGGTGGTATAACCTCTCTCAAACTCAGtgccctcattttaaaaaatgcgaAAAATAATACATACCTCAAAGGGAgattgtgaagatcaaataacGTATTTTCAGCACTTAGTTGGTGCATGACACACAAAAGTGTCTCGTTGATGGGAGTTACTATTACTCAATTATTTGTAAGTTTGCTTATTCTTCAAGGGTTTGATCATTAAGAACTgatttcagtattatttttataatgataataaaataacaacaatagcaTCTCCAATGTGTGCTTCACTTGACTTCCTTTTTCCCGTGTGTTCCACCTGCCATACACCTTTCACGTTCTCCCGCCCCACTGTCTCCCCTTCCCCTTTTCCTCATCTTACCTTTTACCTTGCATTCTTCTATCTGATGCACCACCCCCGTGTCATTCTCCTTTTCTGCTGGCCACGTATAGATGTATAAACTCGTGTGAGAAGAGCCCGCATCCAGTACAATCCCATACTGAGGACAAAACAAACCAAGAACTTATCAACATTACATCATTCTTCTCCATATTCAGCTTGCAACTGAAAAAAGGCAAAGATAGGAGTTTTCAGAAACATGAGGAGAAAGTATTTTAATTCAAGAGGAACATGGGTGAGGGGGGGCATGTGCGCCTGGAGTTGTCCTGATCACAAGATCTACCAGGACACCAACTCCTCTAGAACAGTGGCCCTCAATACTGGTTGCACATTAGAAATATCCAGGCCTTACCCTAGGTGGGGCCCGAGCATTGGTATCGTTTAGAAGcttctcaggtgattctaatgtgcagtcaaGATTCAGAACCATATGCTGAAATAGCTGAGGCAATATGCAGGAAATAGAAAGCCATTCATCCCGTGGTTCCCAAACTTGTATGCACATCGGCatcatgagaatcacctggagagctgcAAATGCTACTGATGCCTGAGTCCAAGCCCCCAGATAGGGGATTGAATGTGGCCTGGGCTTTGGaagagagacatggaagatacTAAGTGTGCTtgctttttaattacaaaaacctgtaaattgtattaaataaaatttaaaagctatgTACTTTAACTTCATGTTTTTGGCTCTTAAGAGTAGGGggagatgaaaggaagaaaaaaggtaggagaagaggaaaaaagacagcaCAAGGAAGAActaaatgggcagaggagaacgggagaagaacaaagtcaccACCTCACATTTCAGGAGAACATGAAATGTACCAGGTAGGCGTTGTATGAAGCATTTTACAAGAATTATCTGACTTAGCCCTCAGAACAGTGCTGtaaagtaggtactatttttCTCCCCCACAGAGGCgaaaaagaagttaag harbors:
- the ENTPD1 gene encoding ectonucleoside triphosphate diphosphohydrolase 1 isoform X5: MERAREVVPQSQHQETPVYLGATAGMRLLRIENEPLANRVLNTVTNSLSRYPFDFQGARIITGQEEGAYGWITINYLLGKFTQKLRWLNLMPKGDDTQGTYGALDLGGASTQITFVPQNKSTESPDNALHFRLYGKDYSIYTHSFLCYGKDQALMQKLAKDIQDTNGTLRDPCFHPGYEKVMNISDLYKSPCTKRFETTLPFHQFQIQGTGNYQQCQQSILQLFNTSYCPYSRCSFDGVFLPPLEGDFGAFSAFYYVMEFLNFTSGETPSQEKVMDKMKEFCSLRWEELKTNFGAVKEKYLSEYCFSGTYILSLLLNGYHFTADSWKHIHFMGKIRSSDVGWTLGYMLNLTNMIPAEQPSSTPLPHSTYIFLMVLFSLILVIVIVTAMFVFRKPSYFWKDTV
- the ENTPD1 gene encoding ectonucleoside triphosphate diphosphohydrolase 1 isoform X1, which translates into the protein MMMVSQQRLSSLEPPRPEDSELKRFCSRNLLVILGFSFILAVVALLAVGLTQNKSLPENVKYGIVLDAGSSHTSLYIYTWPAEKENDTGVVHQIEECKVKGPGISKYAQKVNDIELYLAECMERAREVVPQSQHQETPVYLGATAGMRLLRIENEPLANRVLNTVTNSLSRYPFDFQGARIITGQEEGAYGWITINYLLGKFTQKLRWLNLMPKGDDTQGTYGALDLGGASTQITFVPQNKSTESPDNALHFRLYGKDYSIYTHSFLCYGKDQALMQKLAKDIQDTNGTLRDPCFHPGYEKVMNISDLYKSPCTKRFETTLPFHQFQIQGTGNYQQCQQSILQLFNTSYCPYSRCSFDGVFLPPLEGDFGAFSAFYYVMEFLNFTSGETPSQEKVMDKMKEFCSLRWEELKTNFGAVKEKYLSEYCFSGTYILSLLLNGYHFTADSWKHIHFMGKIRSSDVGWTLGYMLNLTNMIPAEQPSSTPLPHSTYIFLMVLFSLILVIVIVTAMFVFRKPSYFWKDTV
- the ENTPD1 gene encoding ectonucleoside triphosphate diphosphohydrolase 1 isoform X3, producing MMMVSQQRLSSLEPPRPEDSELKRFCSRNLLVILGFSFILAVVALLAVGLTQNKSLPENVKYGIVLDAGSSHTSLYIYTWPAEKENDTGVVHQIEECKVKGPGISKYAQKVNDIELYLAECMERAREVVPQSQHQETPVYLGATAGMRLLRIENEPLANRVLNTVTNSLSRYPFDFQGARIITGQEEGAYGWITINYLLGKFTQKLRWLNLMPKGDDTQGTYGALDLGGASTQITFVPQNKSTESPDNALHFRLYGKDYSIYTHSFLCYGKDQALMQKLAKDIQFQIQGTGNYQQCQQSILQLFNTSYCPYSRCSFDGVFLPPLEGDFGAFSAFYYVMEFLNFTSGETPSQEKVMDKMKEFCSLRWEELKTNFGAVKEKYLSEYCFSGTYILSLLLNGYHFTADSWKHIHFMGKIRSSDVGWTLGYMLNLTNMIPAEQPSSTPLPHSTYIFLMVLFSLILVIVIVTAMFVFRKPSYFWKDTV
- the ENTPD1 gene encoding ectonucleoside triphosphate diphosphohydrolase 1 isoform X2, yielding MEDRKDSELKRFCSRNLLVILGFSFILAVVALLAVGLTQNKSLPENVKYGIVLDAGSSHTSLYIYTWPAEKENDTGVVHQIEECKVKGPGISKYAQKVNDIELYLAECMERAREVVPQSQHQETPVYLGATAGMRLLRIENEPLANRVLNTVTNSLSRYPFDFQGARIITGQEEGAYGWITINYLLGKFTQKLRWLNLMPKGDDTQGTYGALDLGGASTQITFVPQNKSTESPDNALHFRLYGKDYSIYTHSFLCYGKDQALMQKLAKDIQDTNGTLRDPCFHPGYEKVMNISDLYKSPCTKRFETTLPFHQFQIQGTGNYQQCQQSILQLFNTSYCPYSRCSFDGVFLPPLEGDFGAFSAFYYVMEFLNFTSGETPSQEKVMDKMKEFCSLRWEELKTNFGAVKEKYLSEYCFSGTYILSLLLNGYHFTADSWKHIHFMGKIRSSDVGWTLGYMLNLTNMIPAEQPSSTPLPHSTYIFLMVLFSLILVIVIVTAMFVFRKPSYFWKDTV
- the ENTPD1 gene encoding ectonucleoside triphosphate diphosphohydrolase 1 isoform X4, whose amino-acid sequence is MEDRKDSELKRFCSRNLLVILGFSFILAVVALLAVGLTQNKSLPENVKYGIVLDAGSSHTSLYIYTWPAEKENDTGVVHQIEECKVKGPGISKYAQKVNDIELYLAECMERAREVVPQSQHQETPVYLGATAGMRLLRIENEPLANRVLNTVTNSLSRYPFDFQGARIITGQEEGAYGWITINYLLGKFTQKLRWLNLMPKGDDTQGTYGALDLGGASTQITFVPQNKSTESPDNALHFRLYGKDYSIYTHSFLCYGKDQALMQKLAKDIQFQIQGTGNYQQCQQSILQLFNTSYCPYSRCSFDGVFLPPLEGDFGAFSAFYYVMEFLNFTSGETPSQEKVMDKMKEFCSLRWEELKTNFGAVKEKYLSEYCFSGTYILSLLLNGYHFTADSWKHIHFMGKIRSSDVGWTLGYMLNLTNMIPAEQPSSTPLPHSTYIFLMVLFSLILVIVIVTAMFVFRKPSYFWKDTV